The following coding sequences are from one Equus przewalskii isolate Varuska chromosome 23, EquPr2, whole genome shotgun sequence window:
- the TRMT1L gene encoding TRMT1-like protein isoform X4 — translation MENMAEEELLPQEKEEVEVAQVQVPTPAPDSARIPAPAPDSAPASAPAPAPDSAPTPASAPAPAPALAQAPALSPSLASAPDEAESKRHISIQRQFADLEKLAFVTEGDFDSATSLNSDNLDTGNKQACPLCPKEKFRACNNHKLRRHLQNLHWKVSVEFEGYRMCICHLPCRPVKPNVTGEQISSKMGAHYHCIICSATITRRTDMLGHVRRHVNKGETKSRYIAASAAKPPNEILKEADTDVQVCPNYSIPQKTDSYFNPKMKLNRQLIFCTLAALAEERKPLECLDAFGATGIMGLQWAKRLGNAVKVTINDLNENSVTLIQENCHLNKLKVVVDRKEKEDTDDILEEGEENLGNIEVTKMDANVLMHLRSFDFIAAARCNKGIEVLFAVALEHFVLVVVRVLRGPTSADETAKKIQYLIHCQWCEERIFQKDGNMVEENPYRQLPCNCHGSMPGKTAIELGPLWSSSLFNTGFLKRMLFESLHHGLDDIQTLIKTLIFESECTPQSQFSVHAPSNLNKQEECGVFIKTTDDTTTENYIVQGKRKSNETSTNLAKRQKTDVNTEHPPFYYNIHRHSIKGMNMPKLKKFLCYLSQAGFRVSRTHFDPMGVRTDAPLMQFKSILLKYSTPTYTGGQSEGHAQSASEDTVADRVEMSVKDKAEASGCRRW, via the exons ATGGAGAATATGGCGGAGGAGGAGCTGCTAccccaggagaaggaggaggtggaggtggccCAGGTCCAGGTCCCGACCCCGGCCCCGGACTCGGCTCGGATCCCAGCTCCGGCCCCGGATTCGGCTCCGGCCTcagccccggccccggccccggacTCGGCTCCGACTCCGGCCtcggctccagccccagcccctgccctggcccaggcTCCGGCCCTGTCCCCGTCCCTAGCCTCTGCCCCTGACGAGGCTGAAAGCA AGAGACATATCTCAATTCAAAGGCAATTTGCGGATCTAGAGAAGCTAGCTTTTGTGACTGAAGGGGATTTTGATTCTGCCACTTCATTGAACTCAGATAATCTTGATACAG gaaacAAACAGGCTTGTCCACTGTGCCCTAAGGAAAAATTCAGAGCTTGTAATAACCATAAGCTTCGTCGTCACCTTCAAAATTTACACTGGAAAGTCTCAGTTGAATTTGAAG GTTACAGGATGTGCATCTGTCACTTACCTTGTCGACCAGTGAAACCAAATGTTACTGGAGAACAG ATATCCAGTAAAATGGGCGCCCATTATCATTGTATCATTTGTTCAGCAACAATCACCAGAAGGACTGATATGCTAGGACATGTTAGGCGCCATGTGAATAAAGGAGAGACTAAATCCAGGTATATTGCTG CTTCTGCTGCTAAACCACCTAATGAGATTTTGAAAGAGGCAGACACGGATGTACAAGTTTGTCCTAACTATTCTATACCTCAGAAAACAGATTCCTATTTTAATCCCAAAATGAAACTAAATCG GCAGCTAATATTCTGCACATTGGCTGCTTTGGCTGAGGAACGAAAACCTTTGGAATGTCTAGATGCCTTTGGAGCCACTG GGATAATGGGATTACAATGGGCAAAACGTCTCGGAAATGCAGTCAAGGTTACAATTAATGACTTGAATGAAAACTCGGTGACATTGATTCAGGAAAACTGCCATTTAAACAAATTGAAAGTGGTGGtggacaggaaggagaaggaagacacTGATGATATTCttgaagaaggagaggagaacctTGGTAATATTGAGGTGACCAAAATGGATGCCAATGTACTGATGCATTTGAGATCTTTTGATTTcat AGCTGCAGCCCGATGTAACAAAGGCATAGAAGTGCTGTTTGCAGTGGCTCTGGAACATTTTGTTTTGGTGGTTGTGAGAGTTTTGAGGGGGCCTACTTCTGCAGATGAAACAGCCAAGAAGATTCAGTACCTGATCCATTGTCAGTGGTGTGAAGAGAGAATTTTTCAGAAGGATGGTAATATGGTAGAAG AAAACCCATATAGACAGCTGCCCTGTAACTGTCATGGAAGCATGCCTGGAAAGACAGCAATAGAACTTGGACCTCTATG gtcAAGTTCCCTTTTCAATACTGGATTCCTCAAAAGAATGCTATTTGAGTCTCTTCACCATGGTTTAGATGACATTCAGACCCTAATAAAGACATTAATTTTCGAGTCAGAGTGTACTCCTCAAAGTCAGTTTTCAGTTCATGCACCTTCAAATCTCAACAAGCAAG aagaatgtGGTGTATTTATAAAAACTACAGATGATACCACAACAGAAAATTACATTGTACAAg gaaagagaaaaagtaatgaaACAAGCACAAATTTAGCCAAGAGGCAAAAGACTGATGTCAATACTGAACATCCTCCCTTTTATTACAACATCCACAGACACAGCATTAAAGGAATGAACATGCCAAA GTTAAAAAAGTTTTTGTGCTATCTTTCTCAAGCAGGCTTTCGAGTAAGCCGAACTCATTTTGACCCAATGGGTGTTCGTACAGATGCACCCCTGATGCAGTTTAAATCTATCCTTTTAAAGTACAGCACCCCCACCTACACTGGAGGACAGTCGGAGGGCCACGCCCAGTCAGCATCCGAAGATACAGTAGCTGACAGAGTTGAAATGTCAGTGAAGGACAAAGCAGAAGCAAGTGGTTGCAGAAGATGGTAA
- the TRMT1L gene encoding TRMT1-like protein isoform X2 — protein sequence MENMAEEELLPQEKEEVEVAQVQVPTPAPDSARIPAPAPDSAPASAPAPAPDSAPTPASAPAPAPALAQAPALSPSLASAPDEAESKRHISIQRQFADLEKLAFVTEGDFDSATSLNSDNLDTGNKQACPLCPKEKFRACNNHKLRRHLQNLHWKVSVEFEGYRMCICHLPCRPVKPNVTGEQISSKMGAHYHCIICSATITRRTDMLGHVRRHVNKGETKSRYIAASAAKPPNEILKEADTDVQVCPNYSIPQKTDSYFNPKMKLNRQLIFCTLAALAEERKPLECLDAFGATGIMGLQWAKRLGNAVKVTINDLNENSVTLIQENCHLNKLKVVVDRKEKEDTDDILEEGEENLGNIEVTKMDANVLMHLRSFDFIHLDPFGTSVNYLDSAFRNIRNLGIVSVTSTDISSLYAKAQHVARRHYGCNIVRTEYYKELAARIVVAAVARAAARCNKGIEVLFAVALEHFVLVVVRVLRGPTSADETAKKIQYLIHCQWCEERIFQKDGNMVEENPYRQLPCNCHGSMPGKTAIELGPLWSSSLFNTGFLKRMLFESLHHGLDDIQTLIKTLIFESECTPQSQFSVHAPSNLNKQEECGVFIKTTDDTTTENYIVQGKRKSNETSTNLAKRQKTDVNTEHPPFYYNIHRHSIKGMNMPKLKKFLCYLSQAGFRVSRTHFDPMGVRTDAPLMQFKSILLKYSTPTYTGGQSEGHAQSASEDTVADRVEMSVKDKAEASGCRRW from the exons ATGGAGAATATGGCGGAGGAGGAGCTGCTAccccaggagaaggaggaggtggaggtggccCAGGTCCAGGTCCCGACCCCGGCCCCGGACTCGGCTCGGATCCCAGCTCCGGCCCCGGATTCGGCTCCGGCCTcagccccggccccggccccggacTCGGCTCCGACTCCGGCCtcggctccagccccagcccctgccctggcccaggcTCCGGCCCTGTCCCCGTCCCTAGCCTCTGCCCCTGACGAGGCTGAAAGCA AGAGACATATCTCAATTCAAAGGCAATTTGCGGATCTAGAGAAGCTAGCTTTTGTGACTGAAGGGGATTTTGATTCTGCCACTTCATTGAACTCAGATAATCTTGATACAG gaaacAAACAGGCTTGTCCACTGTGCCCTAAGGAAAAATTCAGAGCTTGTAATAACCATAAGCTTCGTCGTCACCTTCAAAATTTACACTGGAAAGTCTCAGTTGAATTTGAAG GTTACAGGATGTGCATCTGTCACTTACCTTGTCGACCAGTGAAACCAAATGTTACTGGAGAACAG ATATCCAGTAAAATGGGCGCCCATTATCATTGTATCATTTGTTCAGCAACAATCACCAGAAGGACTGATATGCTAGGACATGTTAGGCGCCATGTGAATAAAGGAGAGACTAAATCCAGGTATATTGCTG CTTCTGCTGCTAAACCACCTAATGAGATTTTGAAAGAGGCAGACACGGATGTACAAGTTTGTCCTAACTATTCTATACCTCAGAAAACAGATTCCTATTTTAATCCCAAAATGAAACTAAATCG GCAGCTAATATTCTGCACATTGGCTGCTTTGGCTGAGGAACGAAAACCTTTGGAATGTCTAGATGCCTTTGGAGCCACTG GGATAATGGGATTACAATGGGCAAAACGTCTCGGAAATGCAGTCAAGGTTACAATTAATGACTTGAATGAAAACTCGGTGACATTGATTCAGGAAAACTGCCATTTAAACAAATTGAAAGTGGTGGtggacaggaaggagaaggaagacacTGATGATATTCttgaagaaggagaggagaacctTGGTAATATTGAGGTGACCAAAATGGATGCCAATGTACTGATGCATTTGAGATCTTTTGATTTcat acACCTTGACCCTTTTGGAACGTCAGTGAACTATCTAGATTCTGCATTCAGAAATATAAGAAACCTTGGCATAGTGTCAGTGACTTCTACAGATATCAGTTCTTTATATGCCAAGGCACAACATGTTGCCCGGCGTCACTATGGTTGTAACATTGTCCGAACAGAATATTACAAGGAGCTAGCAGCTAGAATTGTTGTAGCTGCAGTGGCAAG AGCTGCAGCCCGATGTAACAAAGGCATAGAAGTGCTGTTTGCAGTGGCTCTGGAACATTTTGTTTTGGTGGTTGTGAGAGTTTTGAGGGGGCCTACTTCTGCAGATGAAACAGCCAAGAAGATTCAGTACCTGATCCATTGTCAGTGGTGTGAAGAGAGAATTTTTCAGAAGGATGGTAATATGGTAGAAG AAAACCCATATAGACAGCTGCCCTGTAACTGTCATGGAAGCATGCCTGGAAAGACAGCAATAGAACTTGGACCTCTATG gtcAAGTTCCCTTTTCAATACTGGATTCCTCAAAAGAATGCTATTTGAGTCTCTTCACCATGGTTTAGATGACATTCAGACCCTAATAAAGACATTAATTTTCGAGTCAGAGTGTACTCCTCAAAGTCAGTTTTCAGTTCATGCACCTTCAAATCTCAACAAGCAAG aagaatgtGGTGTATTTATAAAAACTACAGATGATACCACAACAGAAAATTACATTGTACAAg gaaagagaaaaagtaatgaaACAAGCACAAATTTAGCCAAGAGGCAAAAGACTGATGTCAATACTGAACATCCTCCCTTTTATTACAACATCCACAGACACAGCATTAAAGGAATGAACATGCCAAA GTTAAAAAAGTTTTTGTGCTATCTTTCTCAAGCAGGCTTTCGAGTAAGCCGAACTCATTTTGACCCAATGGGTGTTCGTACAGATGCACCCCTGATGCAGTTTAAATCTATCCTTTTAAAGTACAGCACCCCCACCTACACTGGAGGACAGTCGGAGGGCCACGCCCAGTCAGCATCCGAAGATACAGTAGCTGACAGAGTTGAAATGTCAGTGAAGGACAAAGCAGAAGCAAGTGGTTGCAGAAGATGGTAA
- the TRMT1L gene encoding TRMT1-like protein isoform X1 — translation MENMAEEELLPQEKEEVEVAQVQVPTPAPDSARIPAPAPDSAPASAPAPAPDSAPTPASAPAPAPALAQAPALSPSLASAPDEAESSGLVSPLKSVLSRQEEDGISEIELKIEEKVTEEVKEPPSILYSSDLTRERHISIQRQFADLEKLAFVTEGDFDSATSLNSDNLDTGNKQACPLCPKEKFRACNNHKLRRHLQNLHWKVSVEFEGYRMCICHLPCRPVKPNVTGEQISSKMGAHYHCIICSATITRRTDMLGHVRRHVNKGETKSRYIAASAAKPPNEILKEADTDVQVCPNYSIPQKTDSYFNPKMKLNRQLIFCTLAALAEERKPLECLDAFGATGIMGLQWAKRLGNAVKVTINDLNENSVTLIQENCHLNKLKVVVDRKEKEDTDDILEEGEENLGNIEVTKMDANVLMHLRSFDFIHLDPFGTSVNYLDSAFRNIRNLGIVSVTSTDISSLYAKAQHVARRHYGCNIVRTEYYKELAARIVVAAVARAAARCNKGIEVLFAVALEHFVLVVVRVLRGPTSADETAKKIQYLIHCQWCEERIFQKDGNMVEENPYRQLPCNCHGSMPGKTAIELGPLWSSSLFNTGFLKRMLFESLHHGLDDIQTLIKTLIFESECTPQSQFSVHAPSNLNKQEECGVFIKTTDDTTTENYIVQGKRKSNETSTNLAKRQKTDVNTEHPPFYYNIHRHSIKGMNMPKLKKFLCYLSQAGFRVSRTHFDPMGVRTDAPLMQFKSILLKYSTPTYTGGQSEGHAQSASEDTVADRVEMSVKDKAEASGCRRW, via the exons ATGGAGAATATGGCGGAGGAGGAGCTGCTAccccaggagaaggaggaggtggaggtggccCAGGTCCAGGTCCCGACCCCGGCCCCGGACTCGGCTCGGATCCCAGCTCCGGCCCCGGATTCGGCTCCGGCCTcagccccggccccggccccggacTCGGCTCCGACTCCGGCCtcggctccagccccagcccctgccctggcccaggcTCCGGCCCTGTCCCCGTCCCTAGCCTCTGCCCCTGACGAGGCTGAAAGCA gTGGTCTGGTTAGTCCTTTGAAATCAGTCTTAAGTAGGCAAGAGGAAGATGGCATATCTGAAATAGAATTGAAAATTGAGGAAAAAGTAACAGAAGAAGTGAAAGAACCTCCTAGCATCTTGTACTCATCTGATTTGACAAGAG AGAGACATATCTCAATTCAAAGGCAATTTGCGGATCTAGAGAAGCTAGCTTTTGTGACTGAAGGGGATTTTGATTCTGCCACTTCATTGAACTCAGATAATCTTGATACAG gaaacAAACAGGCTTGTCCACTGTGCCCTAAGGAAAAATTCAGAGCTTGTAATAACCATAAGCTTCGTCGTCACCTTCAAAATTTACACTGGAAAGTCTCAGTTGAATTTGAAG GTTACAGGATGTGCATCTGTCACTTACCTTGTCGACCAGTGAAACCAAATGTTACTGGAGAACAG ATATCCAGTAAAATGGGCGCCCATTATCATTGTATCATTTGTTCAGCAACAATCACCAGAAGGACTGATATGCTAGGACATGTTAGGCGCCATGTGAATAAAGGAGAGACTAAATCCAGGTATATTGCTG CTTCTGCTGCTAAACCACCTAATGAGATTTTGAAAGAGGCAGACACGGATGTACAAGTTTGTCCTAACTATTCTATACCTCAGAAAACAGATTCCTATTTTAATCCCAAAATGAAACTAAATCG GCAGCTAATATTCTGCACATTGGCTGCTTTGGCTGAGGAACGAAAACCTTTGGAATGTCTAGATGCCTTTGGAGCCACTG GGATAATGGGATTACAATGGGCAAAACGTCTCGGAAATGCAGTCAAGGTTACAATTAATGACTTGAATGAAAACTCGGTGACATTGATTCAGGAAAACTGCCATTTAAACAAATTGAAAGTGGTGGtggacaggaaggagaaggaagacacTGATGATATTCttgaagaaggagaggagaacctTGGTAATATTGAGGTGACCAAAATGGATGCCAATGTACTGATGCATTTGAGATCTTTTGATTTcat acACCTTGACCCTTTTGGAACGTCAGTGAACTATCTAGATTCTGCATTCAGAAATATAAGAAACCTTGGCATAGTGTCAGTGACTTCTACAGATATCAGTTCTTTATATGCCAAGGCACAACATGTTGCCCGGCGTCACTATGGTTGTAACATTGTCCGAACAGAATATTACAAGGAGCTAGCAGCTAGAATTGTTGTAGCTGCAGTGGCAAG AGCTGCAGCCCGATGTAACAAAGGCATAGAAGTGCTGTTTGCAGTGGCTCTGGAACATTTTGTTTTGGTGGTTGTGAGAGTTTTGAGGGGGCCTACTTCTGCAGATGAAACAGCCAAGAAGATTCAGTACCTGATCCATTGTCAGTGGTGTGAAGAGAGAATTTTTCAGAAGGATGGTAATATGGTAGAAG AAAACCCATATAGACAGCTGCCCTGTAACTGTCATGGAAGCATGCCTGGAAAGACAGCAATAGAACTTGGACCTCTATG gtcAAGTTCCCTTTTCAATACTGGATTCCTCAAAAGAATGCTATTTGAGTCTCTTCACCATGGTTTAGATGACATTCAGACCCTAATAAAGACATTAATTTTCGAGTCAGAGTGTACTCCTCAAAGTCAGTTTTCAGTTCATGCACCTTCAAATCTCAACAAGCAAG aagaatgtGGTGTATTTATAAAAACTACAGATGATACCACAACAGAAAATTACATTGTACAAg gaaagagaaaaagtaatgaaACAAGCACAAATTTAGCCAAGAGGCAAAAGACTGATGTCAATACTGAACATCCTCCCTTTTATTACAACATCCACAGACACAGCATTAAAGGAATGAACATGCCAAA GTTAAAAAAGTTTTTGTGCTATCTTTCTCAAGCAGGCTTTCGAGTAAGCCGAACTCATTTTGACCCAATGGGTGTTCGTACAGATGCACCCCTGATGCAGTTTAAATCTATCCTTTTAAAGTACAGCACCCCCACCTACACTGGAGGACAGTCGGAGGGCCACGCCCAGTCAGCATCCGAAGATACAGTAGCTGACAGAGTTGAAATGTCAGTGAAGGACAAAGCAGAAGCAAGTGGTTGCAGAAGATGGTAA
- the TRMT1L gene encoding TRMT1-like protein isoform X3 — protein sequence MENMAEEELLPQEKEEVEVAQVQVPTPAPDSARIPAPAPDSAPASAPAPAPDSAPTPASAPAPAPALAQAPALSPSLASAPDEAESSGLVSPLKSVLSRQEEDGISEIELKIEEKVTEEVKEPPSILYSSDLTRERHISIQRQFADLEKLAFVTEGDFDSATSLNSDNLDTGNKQACPLCPKEKFRACNNHKLRRHLQNLHWKVSVEFEGYRMCICHLPCRPVKPNVTGEQISSKMGAHYHCIICSATITRRTDMLGHVRRHVNKGETKSRYIAASAAKPPNEILKEADTDVQVCPNYSIPQKTDSYFNPKMKLNRQLIFCTLAALAEERKPLECLDAFGATGIMGLQWAKRLGNAVKVTINDLNENSVTLIQENCHLNKLKVVVDRKEKEDTDDILEEGEENLGNIEVTKMDANVLMHLRSFDFIAAARCNKGIEVLFAVALEHFVLVVVRVLRGPTSADETAKKIQYLIHCQWCEERIFQKDGNMVEENPYRQLPCNCHGSMPGKTAIELGPLWSSSLFNTGFLKRMLFESLHHGLDDIQTLIKTLIFESECTPQSQFSVHAPSNLNKQEECGVFIKTTDDTTTENYIVQGKRKSNETSTNLAKRQKTDVNTEHPPFYYNIHRHSIKGMNMPKLKKFLCYLSQAGFRVSRTHFDPMGVRTDAPLMQFKSILLKYSTPTYTGGQSEGHAQSASEDTVADRVEMSVKDKAEASGCRRW from the exons ATGGAGAATATGGCGGAGGAGGAGCTGCTAccccaggagaaggaggaggtggaggtggccCAGGTCCAGGTCCCGACCCCGGCCCCGGACTCGGCTCGGATCCCAGCTCCGGCCCCGGATTCGGCTCCGGCCTcagccccggccccggccccggacTCGGCTCCGACTCCGGCCtcggctccagccccagcccctgccctggcccaggcTCCGGCCCTGTCCCCGTCCCTAGCCTCTGCCCCTGACGAGGCTGAAAGCA gTGGTCTGGTTAGTCCTTTGAAATCAGTCTTAAGTAGGCAAGAGGAAGATGGCATATCTGAAATAGAATTGAAAATTGAGGAAAAAGTAACAGAAGAAGTGAAAGAACCTCCTAGCATCTTGTACTCATCTGATTTGACAAGAG AGAGACATATCTCAATTCAAAGGCAATTTGCGGATCTAGAGAAGCTAGCTTTTGTGACTGAAGGGGATTTTGATTCTGCCACTTCATTGAACTCAGATAATCTTGATACAG gaaacAAACAGGCTTGTCCACTGTGCCCTAAGGAAAAATTCAGAGCTTGTAATAACCATAAGCTTCGTCGTCACCTTCAAAATTTACACTGGAAAGTCTCAGTTGAATTTGAAG GTTACAGGATGTGCATCTGTCACTTACCTTGTCGACCAGTGAAACCAAATGTTACTGGAGAACAG ATATCCAGTAAAATGGGCGCCCATTATCATTGTATCATTTGTTCAGCAACAATCACCAGAAGGACTGATATGCTAGGACATGTTAGGCGCCATGTGAATAAAGGAGAGACTAAATCCAGGTATATTGCTG CTTCTGCTGCTAAACCACCTAATGAGATTTTGAAAGAGGCAGACACGGATGTACAAGTTTGTCCTAACTATTCTATACCTCAGAAAACAGATTCCTATTTTAATCCCAAAATGAAACTAAATCG GCAGCTAATATTCTGCACATTGGCTGCTTTGGCTGAGGAACGAAAACCTTTGGAATGTCTAGATGCCTTTGGAGCCACTG GGATAATGGGATTACAATGGGCAAAACGTCTCGGAAATGCAGTCAAGGTTACAATTAATGACTTGAATGAAAACTCGGTGACATTGATTCAGGAAAACTGCCATTTAAACAAATTGAAAGTGGTGGtggacaggaaggagaaggaagacacTGATGATATTCttgaagaaggagaggagaacctTGGTAATATTGAGGTGACCAAAATGGATGCCAATGTACTGATGCATTTGAGATCTTTTGATTTcat AGCTGCAGCCCGATGTAACAAAGGCATAGAAGTGCTGTTTGCAGTGGCTCTGGAACATTTTGTTTTGGTGGTTGTGAGAGTTTTGAGGGGGCCTACTTCTGCAGATGAAACAGCCAAGAAGATTCAGTACCTGATCCATTGTCAGTGGTGTGAAGAGAGAATTTTTCAGAAGGATGGTAATATGGTAGAAG AAAACCCATATAGACAGCTGCCCTGTAACTGTCATGGAAGCATGCCTGGAAAGACAGCAATAGAACTTGGACCTCTATG gtcAAGTTCCCTTTTCAATACTGGATTCCTCAAAAGAATGCTATTTGAGTCTCTTCACCATGGTTTAGATGACATTCAGACCCTAATAAAGACATTAATTTTCGAGTCAGAGTGTACTCCTCAAAGTCAGTTTTCAGTTCATGCACCTTCAAATCTCAACAAGCAAG aagaatgtGGTGTATTTATAAAAACTACAGATGATACCACAACAGAAAATTACATTGTACAAg gaaagagaaaaagtaatgaaACAAGCACAAATTTAGCCAAGAGGCAAAAGACTGATGTCAATACTGAACATCCTCCCTTTTATTACAACATCCACAGACACAGCATTAAAGGAATGAACATGCCAAA GTTAAAAAAGTTTTTGTGCTATCTTTCTCAAGCAGGCTTTCGAGTAAGCCGAACTCATTTTGACCCAATGGGTGTTCGTACAGATGCACCCCTGATGCAGTTTAAATCTATCCTTTTAAAGTACAGCACCCCCACCTACACTGGAGGACAGTCGGAGGGCCACGCCCAGTCAGCATCCGAAGATACAGTAGCTGACAGAGTTGAAATGTCAGTGAAGGACAAAGCAGAAGCAAGTGGTTGCAGAAGATGGTAA
- the TRMT1L gene encoding TRMT1-like protein isoform X5, which translates to MCICHLPCRPVKPNVTGEQISSKMGAHYHCIICSATITRRTDMLGHVRRHVNKGETKSRYIAASAAKPPNEILKEADTDVQVCPNYSIPQKTDSYFNPKMKLNRQLIFCTLAALAEERKPLECLDAFGATGIMGLQWAKRLGNAVKVTINDLNENSVTLIQENCHLNKLKVVVDRKEKEDTDDILEEGEENLGNIEVTKMDANVLMHLRSFDFIHLDPFGTSVNYLDSAFRNIRNLGIVSVTSTDISSLYAKAQHVARRHYGCNIVRTEYYKELAARIVVAAVARAAARCNKGIEVLFAVALEHFVLVVVRVLRGPTSADETAKKIQYLIHCQWCEERIFQKDGNMVEENPYRQLPCNCHGSMPGKTAIELGPLWSSSLFNTGFLKRMLFESLHHGLDDIQTLIKTLIFESECTPQSQFSVHAPSNLNKQEECGVFIKTTDDTTTENYIVQGKRKSNETSTNLAKRQKTDVNTEHPPFYYNIHRHSIKGMNMPKLKKFLCYLSQAGFRVSRTHFDPMGVRTDAPLMQFKSILLKYSTPTYTGGQSEGHAQSASEDTVADRVEMSVKDKAEASGCRRW; encoded by the exons ATGTGCATCTGTCACTTACCTTGTCGACCAGTGAAACCAAATGTTACTGGAGAACAG ATATCCAGTAAAATGGGCGCCCATTATCATTGTATCATTTGTTCAGCAACAATCACCAGAAGGACTGATATGCTAGGACATGTTAGGCGCCATGTGAATAAAGGAGAGACTAAATCCAGGTATATTGCTG CTTCTGCTGCTAAACCACCTAATGAGATTTTGAAAGAGGCAGACACGGATGTACAAGTTTGTCCTAACTATTCTATACCTCAGAAAACAGATTCCTATTTTAATCCCAAAATGAAACTAAATCG GCAGCTAATATTCTGCACATTGGCTGCTTTGGCTGAGGAACGAAAACCTTTGGAATGTCTAGATGCCTTTGGAGCCACTG GGATAATGGGATTACAATGGGCAAAACGTCTCGGAAATGCAGTCAAGGTTACAATTAATGACTTGAATGAAAACTCGGTGACATTGATTCAGGAAAACTGCCATTTAAACAAATTGAAAGTGGTGGtggacaggaaggagaaggaagacacTGATGATATTCttgaagaaggagaggagaacctTGGTAATATTGAGGTGACCAAAATGGATGCCAATGTACTGATGCATTTGAGATCTTTTGATTTcat acACCTTGACCCTTTTGGAACGTCAGTGAACTATCTAGATTCTGCATTCAGAAATATAAGAAACCTTGGCATAGTGTCAGTGACTTCTACAGATATCAGTTCTTTATATGCCAAGGCACAACATGTTGCCCGGCGTCACTATGGTTGTAACATTGTCCGAACAGAATATTACAAGGAGCTAGCAGCTAGAATTGTTGTAGCTGCAGTGGCAAG AGCTGCAGCCCGATGTAACAAAGGCATAGAAGTGCTGTTTGCAGTGGCTCTGGAACATTTTGTTTTGGTGGTTGTGAGAGTTTTGAGGGGGCCTACTTCTGCAGATGAAACAGCCAAGAAGATTCAGTACCTGATCCATTGTCAGTGGTGTGAAGAGAGAATTTTTCAGAAGGATGGTAATATGGTAGAAG AAAACCCATATAGACAGCTGCCCTGTAACTGTCATGGAAGCATGCCTGGAAAGACAGCAATAGAACTTGGACCTCTATG gtcAAGTTCCCTTTTCAATACTGGATTCCTCAAAAGAATGCTATTTGAGTCTCTTCACCATGGTTTAGATGACATTCAGACCCTAATAAAGACATTAATTTTCGAGTCAGAGTGTACTCCTCAAAGTCAGTTTTCAGTTCATGCACCTTCAAATCTCAACAAGCAAG aagaatgtGGTGTATTTATAAAAACTACAGATGATACCACAACAGAAAATTACATTGTACAAg gaaagagaaaaagtaatgaaACAAGCACAAATTTAGCCAAGAGGCAAAAGACTGATGTCAATACTGAACATCCTCCCTTTTATTACAACATCCACAGACACAGCATTAAAGGAATGAACATGCCAAA GTTAAAAAAGTTTTTGTGCTATCTTTCTCAAGCAGGCTTTCGAGTAAGCCGAACTCATTTTGACCCAATGGGTGTTCGTACAGATGCACCCCTGATGCAGTTTAAATCTATCCTTTTAAAGTACAGCACCCCCACCTACACTGGAGGACAGTCGGAGGGCCACGCCCAGTCAGCATCCGAAGATACAGTAGCTGACAGAGTTGAAATGTCAGTGAAGGACAAAGCAGAAGCAAGTGGTTGCAGAAGATGGTAA